Part of the Chlamydia muridarum str. Nigg genome is shown below.
CAAACTCCTTAGCTATAACTACACTCTTCGTCGTTTTCTTGGTCGACACCCGTTATGAGGAACGGGAGTTTCATCTCGGATAACAGAAACAATAAGTCCAGAAGAAATAAGCGCTCGTACGGCAGATTCCCGCCCAGCACCAGTTCCTTTCAAACTTACTTCAACCTCTTTTAACCCAGAACTCATAGCAGTCTTAGCAGCATCTTGGGCAGCAACCGTCGCTGCAAATGCTGAAGATTTACGAGAGCCTGAATAACCAACTTTCCCAGCAGAAGCCCACGAAATCACATTACCAGCAGGGTCTGTTATGGTTACAATTGTATTATTAAAAGTAGCCTTAACATGGACAACGCCCGAAGGAATGTTTTTTACTTGTTTTCTTTTTACGCCTTTTTTTTGCGTCTGATTTTTAACCAAAACACTCTCTCCTAAAAATTATTATTTCTTCTTACCTGCAACAGTTTTACGTTTACCTTTACGAGTGCGAGAATTTGTTTTTGTTCTCTGACCACGAACAGGCAAAGAAAGTCTATGTCTTTGTCCACGATAAGCATGGATGGTAATTAGACGTTTGATATCGGACTGCACACGACGGCGCAAATCTCCCTCAACAACATAATCCGACTGTAAAAGAGCGTTCAGTCGACCGACTTCTTCTTCAGTCAACTCTGCAGCTCTCGCTTCGGGATTCAACTGCAATCTAGCAATGATCTCTTCAGAAAGAGCTGGCCCTATTCCATAAATATATGTAAGACTTATTTTTAATTTCTTTTTCGCAGGAATATCTATTCCAATGATGCGTGGCATACGAAGGGCCTCCCTTAAAGTAGTATAAGCATCTTAGGTCAAAAATTGTTATTTTTCAACGTCTTCCTTTGGGGCGGTCTTTCTTTAAAACTCCGTCATAACGTCGGACTAAAAGAAAAGCATCTATTTGCTTCATCGTATCCAAAACGACGCCGACTACGATAAGCATAGCAGTTCCACCCAAAAAGTAGCTGACGTTTGCGTCAACTCTTAAAATCCTTCCCAAAATAGAAGGTAATATAGCTACAACAGCTAAAAATACTGCCCCCAGTAAAGTTACCCTATTCATTGTATATTCAAGATAGGACTGGGTTGGTTTCCCTTGTCGGATACCAGGAATAAAAGCTCCATTTTTTTTCATTTCAGAAGCTATTTGCTCTGGCCGAAACTGCGTAGCTGTCCAGAAATAGGTAAAAAATATAATAAGCAACACGTAAAAAATGGAATAAACCACACTTCCAGGGGACAACATAGTTGCTATTCGCTTCAACCAAGAAGACTCTGAGGAAAGGAATTGTCCAATAGTGGCGGGGAACATGAGAAGCGAAGAGGCAAAAATAACTGGAATCACTCCCGCATAATTCACCTTTAGAGGAAGATAAGACCCTCCTCCTAAGACCTCTCTTCTTCCAATAATTCTACGTGCATGCTGAACCGGAACTTTTCTTACCCCCTCAATAATTAATACAGTCGCCATCAGAACAAAAACGAAGACTGCACAAAGAACTAGGAGAGAGACTATCCCGAATTCAGAAGGGTCCTGAGATCCCAAATTTAATTTATTAAATATGGACCCTAAAACAGAGGGGAACGAAGCTAACATTCCTAGGGTGATAATCAGGCTAATCCCGTTACCAATTCCCTTGTCAGAAATCTGTTCTCCAATCCACATAAGTAAAAGGGTTCCTGTTGTCATTACCACAACAGTTGTTAAATAAAATACACAAGGAATTCCAAACAGCTTCAGAGATAGCATTGCGGGGAGAACAATTCCAGGAACAACGAGGTTCATTCGCAAAGCAAACTTCGCAAAAAGCAAAGATTGCACACATGCAAGAAGCAGGGTGAAGAGCCTCGTCATTCGCCCCAATTTACGCTTTCCTTGGTCAGGAGCCTCCCGCATTTCTCTTTGCAGAGTAGGCATAAAGACCACAAGAAGTTGCACAATAATTGAAGCCGAGATGTACGGAACCACTCCAAGAGCTATAACCGTCATCTGAGCAAAAGCTCCCCCAGAAAAAATATCAGCTAACTGAAACAAATTCTGGCTAGACCCTAATAGCTGGTTAAAATAGGCTACAGCACGGTCTCCATTAATTCCCGGTACAGGGATGAATACCCCGATTCTACATAACGCAAGCAAAGAAAATGTGAAGAATATTTTTTGTCGCAATTCGGAAATCGAAAATACTTGTCGCAATGTAGCCATAAACTTTACCCAAAAGTTCTAGTTAAACAGTCTCGATAAGACTTTTTACTCCTTCTGACAACACTATTGCAGCATCTTTCCAGACTAATTTCTTATCCAGAGCTCCCTTAAGAATCACTTTAACACGAGAAGTCTCTCTATGGATAACTTTTCTTTGTTTTAAAGTCTCCAAAGATACTTCTTCTCCGTTTTCAAAGATTCCATTCAAACGTTGTGTCGTGATTTCTTCAACACATTTATCAAAACGTTTATGAGAAAATCCTCGAGTAGGGACCCTTCTATACAAAGGAACTCCTCCCCCCTCATATCCAAAACGTCTCTTGTAACCAGAACGGCTACCATCCCCTTTGTGCCCCCGACCACTGGTTTTCCCATGGCCAGAAGAGGGGCCTCTTCCCAAGAGTTTAGTTCTTCGCTTACGAGGCGAAGGATCTTGTAAATACTCTAACTTAATCATTGATAACGGCTCTCCTTTTCATAATATCATCTTTACAAGAGAGTGTCAGGAGAGCTTTAAAAGCAGCTTTCACCTGATTCATAGGATTATTAGATCCCAAACTCTTTGCCACGATGTCCTTGACTCCGGCCATCTCTAAAATTAAACGAATGCGAGATCCCGCAACGATTCCGGTTCCTGGCTTAGCAGGTTTTAACAAAAGCTCTGCTCCATCGTGATTGACAAGAACCTCATGAGGAATAGATCCTCCCTCAAGAGAATTGATAGAGACAAGATTTTTTCTAGCAGCATCCCCGCCTTTACGAATAGCATCCGTTAGCTCGTTAGCTTTCGCGAATCCAAAGCCCAAACGCCCTTTTCTATCGCCAACTAAAATAAGCGCAGAAAAACTAAACTTACGGCCTCCTTTAACAACCTTACAACAACGGTTGACGACGAGAACCTTCTCTTCCAGCTGATCTTCCTTATGAGAATTTCTTGATAGCGTCATTATCTAAACCTTCATTAAAACTGTAATCCACCCTCTCTGGCTCCATCAGCAACCATAGCTACTACGCCATGATACTTATGAGCTCCTCGATCGAAAACAATCCGATCTACCTGAAGGCTTTTCCCTAATTCAGCAATTTTTACTCCTAAAGCCTTGGCATTATCTTGATTTTTTTTCGTTAATCCAGAAGTTTTTGAAATTTTAGCCAAGGTTGAAATAGATGCTAAAGTCTTACCTTCAACATCATCTATCAGCTGCACATAAATATGCTTATTTGTCTTTACAACGGATAATCTAGGCTTTAAAGAACTTCCCTTTAAGGCTTTCCGTACTCTTAAAGCTCTGCGAGCTTTCCCCGAAGTTTTCTTATATAAAGAGCTTTCCATAGTTCGACTCTATTTTACCCTCTATTTTTTACCAGTTTTCGCTGCTTTTCCAGCCTTACGACGTACATATTCGTTTTCGTAACGAATTCCTTTACCTTTGTATGGCTCTGGAGGGCGTTTTGCACGAACACAAGCCGCAAATTCTCCTACCAACTGCTTGTTGATACCTTTGATGGAGATCAATGTGTTCTTCTCAACAGAGACTTCCAATCCTGTAGGAATAGGCATTTTTGTT
Proteins encoded:
- the rpsM gene encoding 30S ribosomal protein S13, with amino-acid sequence MPRIIGIDIPAKKKLKISLTYIYGIGPALSEEIIARLQLNPEARAAELTEEEVGRLNALLQSDYVVEGDLRRRVQSDIKRLITIHAYRGQRHRLSLPVRGQRTKTNSRTRKGKRKTVAGKKK
- the secY gene encoding preprotein translocase subunit SecY, which translates into the protein MATLRQVFSISELRQKIFFTFSLLALCRIGVFIPVPGINGDRAVAYFNQLLGSSQNLFQLADIFSGGAFAQMTVIALGVVPYISASIIVQLLVVFMPTLQREMREAPDQGKRKLGRMTRLFTLLLACVQSLLFAKFALRMNLVVPGIVLPAMLSLKLFGIPCVFYLTTVVVMTTGTLLLMWIGEQISDKGIGNGISLIITLGMLASFPSVLGSIFNKLNLGSQDPSEFGIVSLLVLCAVFVFVLMATVLIIEGVRKVPVQHARRIIGRREVLGGGSYLPLKVNYAGVIPVIFASSLLMFPATIGQFLSSESSWLKRIATMLSPGSVVYSIFYVLLIIFFTYFWTATQFRPEQIASEMKKNGAFIPGIRQGKPTQSYLEYTMNRVTLLGAVFLAVVAILPSILGRILRVDANVSYFLGGTAMLIVVGVVLDTMKQIDAFLLVRRYDGVLKKDRPKGRR
- the rpsK gene encoding 30S ribosomal protein S11; protein product: MVKNQTQKKGVKRKQVKNIPSGVVHVKATFNNTIVTITDPAGNVISWASAGKVGYSGSRKSSAFAATVAAQDAAKTAMSSGLKEVEVSLKGTGAGRESAVRALISSGLIVSVIRDETPVPHNGCRPRKRRRV
- the rplR gene encoding 50S ribosomal protein L18; amino-acid sequence: MESSLYKKTSGKARRALRVRKALKGSSLKPRLSVVKTNKHIYVQLIDDVEGKTLASISTLAKISKTSGLTKKNQDNAKALGVKIAELGKSLQVDRIVFDRGAHKYHGVVAMVADGAREGGLQF
- the rpsE gene encoding 30S ribosomal protein S5, producing MTLSRNSHKEDQLEEKVLVVNRCCKVVKGGRKFSFSALILVGDRKGRLGFGFAKANELTDAIRKGGDAARKNLVSINSLEGGSIPHEVLVNHDGAELLLKPAKPGTGIVAGSRIRLILEMAGVKDIVAKSLGSNNPMNQVKAAFKALLTLSCKDDIMKRRAVIND
- the rplO gene encoding 50S ribosomal protein L15, giving the protein MIKLEYLQDPSPRKRRTKLLGRGPSSGHGKTSGRGHKGDGSRSGYKRRFGYEGGGVPLYRRVPTRGFSHKRFDKCVEEITTQRLNGIFENGEEVSLETLKQRKVIHRETSRVKVILKGALDKKLVWKDAAIVLSEGVKSLIETV